The DNA sequence cagcactGGCTCTTCTGTgtatagagaaataaatattcactaaTATGGACCCTACTGACAGATTAAAATGGGTCACACCTGTTTGTCATTCTTTGaattatagcaaaaataaattttgcaatATAATCTGAAGGAATTCCAGGCCCtctagaatttgtatttttaatgttcaaacCCACATTGAGTACTACATCATTCAACACAAACATTTGAGAATAATATTTCCCTAATTTTTCTGTTAATGTCAATTTGACAAGAAGTGTTAAATGCTAAGATTCTAGTTCAGAAAATACCTTGATGTTTTTACTGATTGAGATACCCTTtatcattttatgtgtttattatctgtttacaaaaaaagaatttaacgTGGCCTTTTACACTAACTGGGATTACTTGGCATCTCAATAGTCTGAGACAAAAACtattttaactagaaaaaaacatCTAAGCAAAAATGGCAATAAACTAGTTATCTTTCAGTTATTGCTTTCAGAGGACAATGTTTTATAAAAACTATTACCTATTTCTTCTAAATAGGACAAATACTAAGATTTTTCCTATTAATCATTCCTTTAATAATTCTGTTGCTggccttataaaataaaaataaatgataatgtaACTACAAAACTTCGTTTGCAATTTTTCCACTCTAAAactcatgttattaaaaaaaactctatatTCCCTCTTATATAGTTATATGTGGACAGTGAATAGACAGTTTTATAGCTAAAATACAAGTGAGGAAAAACAGACATCTGTCATACCAGcagctggtttttatttttttttaaggaaatgttattaatttaaaaagttccaATAAATGTAATAGGATTCCCAGTAATGATTTCTGAGATCTTTAAGATTTGAAACATAATTGTAAAAGACTAAAAGCCAAAAGACATTTCTActtgatcctttttttaaaatccagatgaTTCGTCACATGAATGAAGACTGGCACATTACCAAGGCCACAGCCTTAGTCATCCTCAGAATCACTGTCCCTTCTTGTGGGAATAGAGCACCGCACCGAGGATAGCAAAGTGTCTTTAATTGGTTTCTTAGGGTTTTCCTCCAGATCCGTCTTTATTGCTCCAGACTCTGACAGTTTCCACTCCAACTCTACATGATAAAGAACAACCAAATCACCTAAGACAATCAGCACACGACCCTTGCCCTCAAGCCCATCAAGCCAGTATTTTTCTAAGCAGAAACTACGATCATCAACATTTGATGACAATTTTAGTGCTACAATTGTAAGGTGcctagaaggaaaggaaaaaaaaaaatcagacccttaagggggaaaacaaaatactttcaaatgctttttcagaagATGAGATCAAATGAGATATTACATATACAGCAAAACCTTAGTTTGCAAGcgtaattcattccagaaacatgcttgtaatccaaagcacttgtatatgaAAGCAAATGTCCccgtaagaaataatggaaactcagatgattccttccacaacccaaaaatactcatataaaaatgattacaatactgtaatataaagaagaaacaaagtataaagaaaaacaaattacccTGCACTTAACCTTTGCAAACCTTCCTGGctgatgtgagagagagagaggagggttactggGTAGGACGACTCTCACGATCACtgatggaatcactgctatctactggctcaatggaatctttttctgcaagGGGGCCATTGTATGTGCTCACATGGATGCTGACTGCAGTACAATATTAATATACTCTTGTCAGccactgtatttaatgtaactggcaataggCAGCAGAGGTaagggtctctatctgcaggcagcctggcctAGAATGAAGCAGAGCATTCCTAAGCTTTcacttgtatggaaaagcaagaCTGTCCATAgttgctttgaagtgacaaaaactACACtaatgccagttgtgggcaccttccaacattctgaaaaaaacACTGATTTCTGCTAAACACTggggcctgagactgagcatctgagatgatcacccacaattccttagagagccagagagagaaccactggctcagtttGACCATGTGACATTTGCCATCACGTACTACACATATTGCAAGACATAGTTcgcttatcaagttaaaatttattagaaatgtctgcTCACTTGCACAACACCCATCGAACAAGTTAcgcgcaatccaaggttttaatgtatttaaacctacatggcaattaaaataaaaaacaaagactaaaCCTGTCTTCTAATGACTAGTTTTTCAACTTGAAAAATTTTCCAGGGAAGAAATCATTAGGAAACATTCAAAGGAAATACTTTTCACAGTCCTGCTGGCAATCTAATTATTAAATCTATTTTAGGTAACAAAAGGAAATTCTTAGGCCTCATGTCCAGAATCTCAGTCTATTTGAGTCAAAGGATAAATGTATGAGGACATCCTAGAACTCACACATTTGTTTGAATAAAAGCAGtaccaagaaaataaatcagtgacTAAAGTCTTGGTTCCTGTATTTCActtcttgtttattttaagagagaggggagagcatgtgcatgcaagtGAAGTAGgcacacagagggagacagagaatcccaagcaggctccacaccatccgTGCAGAGcgcaacacagggctcaatctcaggaaccatgaaatcagaacctgagccaaaatcaatagttggatgctcaactcagctacccaggtgcccctcactctctTATAATCAACAAAACTCCAAAAAGGGTGTGAGACCTTGTGAGTAAAATCAAGGGATGTATTTTCCATGGCAGAACAGCCTGCAGGTAGAACTACGGACTACGTGTGAGACTCTACAGCAAACAGCCTGGTGAAAGGGATGCTCTGCCAATCAGTACCTCCATCAACATGTGACAACCACTTTATTTAAGTCATATTAATTTAAAGTGCCCCATGGAGATCATTAACACCAGTGTTTACAGCTCTAGGTACCTCAGTTGAATGTTATGAAAATTcaacaaattacttaaaaaaaaaaaaaaagaaagaaaagggaaaaaaatcttcattctGATTCTTGACTCAAAGATACATTTAAATCCACCTCTACCCATATATGTACAAGTGTACATATTAATATTATTGTTCATTTACACGCAGTAATCACTGCAAGTTCACTAATcctcaaatattttctataaatatagacCATAACTACTACTGGAtacccctttctctcccccctcattGTGCATTCAAAAGACCAgagtaagataaaaacatatatttagttTAGAAATACTTAGAAATGCTGTAGGcctttaatattagaaaaatgtataattgatgtaatgtgtgtatgtgtgtgcatgttaatACTTACCTCATGAGTATCTTACAGTTATATAAAATAGTATGTAAAGTcatattttaacagtttttaattgaattttttaaatttaatgttttgtatttatttattttgagagagcatgagtagaggagggagaggcagaaacagaatccaaagcaggctcagactctgagctgtcagcacagagccagatgcggggcttgaacccataatccatgagatcatgacctgagccaaagtcagatgtttaacccattgagccacccaggagtccctaacatgtttttaaagcaCAAGTGTACACATTTTAATGAGTGACTTAGGCTGAAGCCCTTGGGCCTCAGGTTCTCTTTTTCATGTTAGGAGTATATACAGATTTTGACACCTCGTGTAAcaggtagaaaaaataaaaagacacgtCCTTCAGGAATAAAAGGATATACCTTTCAGGGGTTAAGAGGCAGAATTCAATAAACTTTTAAGTTAAAAGCCACTAATATATTCAActcagaaaatattcttaaacatTATTATATATGCATCTACCAGTAATAtgttcatgaaatttaaaaaatgaatgttgagATACTGAGCTATAACTTAAAACATACCCAATGACAGGGACAAATAAAATCTATTAGACATAAGTacgaaatatacatattttaaagtccaTCCTGTTCTCTTTTAATAGAATTATTAAAGCCCAGTTTTAACTGCCCCCAGTGACTCATCTAATGAGAGATTAAATGTGCTTCTTTCCTTTAACAATCACACAGGGACAAAGATGACTGACAAATCATCAGAACACATGTCTCTTCAACAGAAACATCCCCTCATCATCTGTAACATGCACTGGTCATCGCTCACATGTCCTGGACCATCTCAAAGAGGCCCTTACCATCTATTGTCAGGTTCATGCCACCGAACACCAGAGGTCCAATAAATTGAGCCTTGATATCTCCTTCGAGGTAAACAAATATGGTAGGCAGATTTCTATCAGGATAATTGGGTATGCAGGTTGTTGAAATGGCTTTCATAAATTTGACATCAGGAAACTTCCTGGCAAGTCCATGGAAGTGCTGATTTATGAGGGCACAGAGGGGAATTCTGTAAggtagaaatggaaaacaatggtGAGAGAGGAAAcctataaaacagaaatagaaccaACTGTGATTCTGCATTTGTACAGGGCAAAGCTCAACTACTCTTCTACCTCTTTAAACCCTAATAGCTTCACATATGATTCTGTTACTCCAGCCAAGATgatctaacatttttttttaaaaagcctttctaATATGTTCAGGGAAAATGAAGAACTCAAAATCCAAAATGCAATTTAATTTGACTCAGCAGTAACTCGGCAAAAAAGCTTCAAcgtaaaagataatttttatgccCACCTACGTGAGAGAACATTCAAGATTCAGGGTGAAAAAGGTCAGAAAGCATTTCCTGCTTTTCAAAAAACTTCCACACAAGAACCCAGCAGGAGAACGCGGCTGGAAGTAGGACACAGTGGAGCACCAGTGCGTCACTTGGCCGGAACAGTTATCATAAAGGTCACCTCGACACCTATGAGAATGATTCATACATGCAATTTTGAAATGCCAGAGTTTCTCTAGAAGGATAAATAAGGAATTCTTTTCCAATAAAAGCAATCTTCGTTGCTATACTGTGACAAAGGCAGTCTTATTAGTCACAGATATTAACTTGAAAGTCTAAAGACAAAAATTAGGGATCAGTTTGGGCCAGTCAGCAACAAACAAATACTcgttaagaaaacaaacaaacaagcaaaccctCCAATGTGGATTAAGCCCGGGATGTCCAAGGCATAAAAGTCAAATTAACATTTAAGGACAGTGCATAAGATCAGCTCACCCTTGTTTGTAAAGGTGCAAGATTACCCATAAGCCCTCACCGGCTTTCGTAACTTCTTGAACATAATCCTTTCCCGAGATCTCCAAAACGTCTCCAAATTTATTCGTTAGTTGAGTTGCCTTCCACTCAGCCAGTCTTTGCTGCCTGTACAGCAGGAGGGGACACGTCTTACACAGACACCCCGCACGACCCACATACCTTTCACACTGCAGCCTTTATGAAgatccacatttatttatttgccacgTGGCAGAAGTCCAAGACTAGTTCACTGAAATCTGCAATATTACTATTTAATTATATAATCCTTTCCAAATGTCATCTCAGTCAGAAAAGTAACTTTTCAAAAGACACACATTTTAGTGCcacacaaaaaaccaaacagtCCCTCTGGGTGGCACTAACCTGTACATTTCAATAGCACGTTCATCTTCCTCATTAAACTCGTCTTCGTTTTCCTCCAGCTCTTCCAAAGTCATATcttcatatgttttcactgaatGCAGTTAAGTtagcaaaaaccaaaaattttagaagatgaacttgcattttgtttttcctcctttactTTTCTCCTAAAGAAGTGTATACAACACCAAGCCAATAAAACTCACtcagcaaaaccaaaataaaacatacGGAAGCTTTTATACTAATAAAGAAGAACTTGAGGATGCTTTAAAAAAGATCGGCCTATGTTGATATTTGCAGCAGGATCACTCTCTTACCTCCATGCAATTGTAAGGACATGAATGAGAAGTTTCCGGAGTTTATAAAACAAGAGAGTTGTATCTGCCTGAACTCACCTGGTCTGCTCTTCAAGCAGACACATCCACGCTGGTGTATTAACAGTTCGATCTCTGAGGACAAACGAGGATACCAGGGGGTGTCCTCCCTGGCACACCTTTCCTAGAGTTAAAGGGATCATCACAGGACTTCTTGTTCTTCTCTTGTGAATGGTAGGTAggccattctcttttcttttaaccaACTGCTATAAAATCTCTATTTCATATTTACAGCCACATTCTTGCTTCTGGACATCAAGTCAGAGTTTTGTCCTCCGATCCCAACTCCATCACATCAAGCCCCCACTGCCTCCTCTTTGAAAGATGAAAGCCCTCCTCTGGCTTGCAGGATGCCTTTCCTCCTACCTCTATGACTGCCCTTCCTTTGGACCTCTGCTgatttgactcattttttttttttaatctataccCACTCCCTTGGTGATTGCATCTCATGACTTTATGCCTCCAGCCCTATTTCTCTGATTTGGAGAAAAACATAATCAACTTCCTACCTATCATCTCTATTGGACTAATAAAAATATCAGCATTACTTGTGTCCCAAATAGAGCACCTGATCCTAGCTCCAAAGCGCTCCTCACCAAGCCTTCCTCATCTCGGTTGGTGGTAATTCCATCCTTCAGGCTGCTCAAGCCCAGTGCCTTGCAGTCATCCTTCACTTACTTTTCCTCACACCAGTTACAGGATCCACCATCATATCCTATCGGCCTTACCTTCAAATTATTTCCAGatctgaccacttctcaccacTTCCACCAACACCATGCCTGAATTAGTAAAGTAGTGTCCACACTAAACTCCCTacttcctttctccccatcttcCATGCTCAGTAAGGCAGTGGCACGAGGGTTCTGTCAACATGTCAATCCTCTGCTCAACACTCCAGTGATTTCCACCCCACTAGACATAAAAGCCAAGGTCTTTATTAAAAGATAGAAGGTCCTCAATGGTTGGACCCCTCGTTGCCTCAATGAACTTAATACTCTTTCCAGTCAGACTGGCTTCCCAGATGATTCTCTAACATGCTCTTCACTCAAGTAGCTTGATTCAACTCCCTCAGGTCTACCCAAACGTCACTCCTAGTGAAGCACTCTCTGACCCTAGCTAGAATTATACTCTCCCCTCCTCTTACCCTTTCAAAGCACTTTCCCTGCCTTATTTTCctatatttacttatgtattgcTTATTGCCTtgtctctcccactagaatgtaagttccataaGGACAGGGATTTTTGTCTGGTCTGTACACAACTAAAGCCCCAATGTCTGTCAGATGATcatcattcaataaacattcgCTGGATAAATGCTTTCTAATGAATCCACCTCTAAATTAGCTCTAATGTATAAACAGAAGACAAAAGTACTAGCCCCTGTGATCAATGGgacaaaaagtaaaaagtgaaatattttctttaggtttatcATATGCCCATGTGACACAGACAAGAAACTGTGGAAATGAAAGAGGCCTCTGAAGTCCCTCTTTTCTACAGTCCAGGAAGTTGAAGGTTAGAGACAGCCTGTGACTCACCTGAGGTCCCAGAGATAGGGTCCATTCCAGCCCTCCAATCCCTGGCTCCCAATTCCTGCTCAAAGCATCCTTCTACTAAAGCACTTAGAAGCTTAGAAAGTTGTTTCTTAacccagaaagagacagaagaaaaaatataagctCACCAATTGACTGCTGAAGGACTTGCtgttcctcctcttccacctcctttTCTAAGTCTTTCAAACTTTCCTTTGAGGGCAAGATGCCCTTTTTGCGTAAGATGTCATTCCACTCGGTGTCTGCATTGGGGTCCTAGTGCAAGTGGACCAAGATACCATGAGTACAAAGTCCACTATGGAAGGTGCCATACTGGAGAAAGGGTCGAATGGGAAAGAAAGGTGATGGGAAGAGGAATTCAAACCAAATTATTCTGTGGCCTATTTCTGAGAAAGTGTCAAATGACCCACagcccctcttctttttccttcactaaATCTTCActctgcaccccccaccaccCAGAACATACACACCCAGGAATTCGTCTTGGGTAAAAATCAGGATATGATGATCAGTATCAATGCTTGTACCAAGGCTGAGACAGCTTTTCAATAATTTAACTAATGACTTGGAGTGattattcaacagatattaaGTACCCACTACATGTAAATTATTAATACATAGTAGGGAAGCATGATGAATGCCAGAGTCAGTCACCTACTTTACAGTTGAGAGTAAGGGACAggcaagaaacaaataaatatatagatatatattacaAATTGTGGTGAGTGCAAGTGTAACCTAGAGAGTTACAAAGGGTCTGCATTCCACAGCATGGGCAATAAGAAATTactttccaggcagaggaacCTGCAAGTGCAAAAGGTCCAAGAGCAGAGACTCGGAGTATCTCAAACTTCTAAGCGACTGCGGTAGAATCAGGAGAGCCTGATGACTGACAAATGGCTGACAAATCCTCTAATAGCCCCACCTAGGAGGAAGAGCTGAGATCCTGTGAAATAGCTCACAAATGGCTAACATATGAGTACTAGGAGGTGCTGGGCACTCTCTGACTTCCTTTTCCTGTATTTTACTTAATTCTCACAGGCCTAGGAGAGGCATGGCACTTAGGAAGGCACTGCCATGCTGGAACAAATCAAATTAACCAGATTCAGACGTCAGAGGAGAAACGTCAAGGTGGGCTCTAGCTCCTGAACCCAACCAGCCAAACACCGGTTTAGCACGGCTTGGCAGGAACACTGCTAATGGGCCTGGTTTGGAATAAGGAATCAAGGAACACTGTGGAAAGGACACTAGAACAATCAGGCTCCGGCGCCTCACTCCACCTCATGGTCTTGCTGAGATatatcaagaaaatgaacagaatccTTTCAACACGGTGATCAGGGTAGGCCTCTGAAGAGATGACATTTTCAAAACAGGGTCATGTAGGACAGAGTGCAAAGGAGGCCAGGGCAGCAGCCCCTGGAGCTTCCTCTTCACCACTGAAGACTGTCTGGCTTCTGGCAGACACCCCGTATTTGTAGAAACTTATCCTCTCCAGCTCCCAATGCCTCCGACCTCAAGCAAACCCTCACCAACTCCTCACTCGCCACTCAGCCAGAGACGATTTAATCAGAATTCCTGACGACAGTGAGGACTGGGGAGCAGCAGAAAAGACTTTTGACAGA is a window from the Suricata suricatta isolate VVHF042 chromosome 4, meerkat_22Aug2017_6uvM2_HiC, whole genome shotgun sequence genome containing:
- the PDCL3 gene encoding phosducin-like protein 3 isoform X1, coding for MQDPNADTEWNDILRKKGILPSKESLKDLEKEVEEEEQQVLQQSIVKTYEDMTLEELEENEDEFNEEDERAIEMYRQQRLAEWKATQLTNKFGDVLEISGKDYVQEVTKAGEGLWVILHLYKQGIPLCALINQHFHGLARKFPDVKFMKAISTTCIPNYPDRNLPTIFVYLEGDIKAQFIGPLVFGGMNLTIDELEWKLSESGAIKTDLEENPKKPIKDTLLSSVRCSIPTRRDSDSEDD
- the PDCL3 gene encoding phosducin-like protein 3 isoform X2 yields the protein MQDPNADTEWNDILRKKGILPSKESLKDLEKEVEEEEQQVLQQSIVKTYEDMTLEELEENEDEFNEEDERAIEMYRIPLCALINQHFHGLARKFPDVKFMKAISTTCIPNYPDRNLPTIFVYLEGDIKAQFIGPLVFGGMNLTIDELEWKLSESGAIKTDLEENPKKPIKDTLLSSVRCSIPTRRDSDSEDD